In Myxocyprinus asiaticus isolate MX2 ecotype Aquarium Trade chromosome 46, UBuf_Myxa_2, whole genome shotgun sequence, a single window of DNA contains:
- the LOC127435571 gene encoding coiled-coil domain-containing protein 33-like: protein MQKQPQNYEKPQNEPAQMERDSYDLPSHDALFKILPDYLHLLKNPKNRTEHAEEKKSNSQLSQTYDVYSPHRSPPIPDLEEDPHAAEVTEHQNKELENYRTAMHKMADDIIALRSKVSGLESENSQLRRDLSLHQNLGRTLLDDTDIDVMTKTEMADQIATLKFKLASESSVAAAQKDRIQQLQNELIRKSDIEKEFVQLQRAHQQQQAVLKRYQAGGRKMMALEDTVRQQEKVIEKMEKIVDTKLKERNQENSERKKAAMKHKDEEEHKRREIESVLASENSRLRLELDRLRNQPPPIIIQQPVQSHQTFSASEKLDLLTQLARAEGRIQTLEQQLKENSKQWGKEKQEMLIRVSEYEHGFAQTSTMILHDLPVKRVTDSVMGRVRHRQLEPLK, encoded by the exons ATGCAGAAACAACCACAGAACTATGAGAAACCACAGAATGAGCCAGCACAG ATGGAAAGGGATTCTTATGATTTGCCGTCACATGACGCTCTCTTCAAGATTCTCCCAGATTATCTTCACCTCCTTAAAAATCCCAAAAACAGGACAGAACATGCAGAAGAGAAAAAGTCAAACTCTCAGCTCAGTCAAACGTATGACGTGTACTCACCACACAGAAG TCCCCCTATACCTGATTTAGAAGAGGATCCTCATGCAGCTGAAGTCACTGAACATCAAAATAAA gAGTTGGAAAACTACCGTACAGCTATGCACAAGATGGCCGATGACATAATCGCACTGCGCTCTAAGGTGAGCGGTCTGGAGTCTGAGAACAGTCAGCTGCGGCGTGACCTCTCCCTGCATCAGAATCTGGGCCGCACCCTGCTTGATGACACCGATATTGACGTCATGACCAAGACTGAGATGGCTGACCAGATCG CCACTCTGAAGTTCAAGCTGGCCAGTGAAAGCAGCGTGGCGGCTGCCCAAAAGGACAGAATACAACAGCTTCAGAATGAGCTTATCAGG AAGAGTGACATTGAGAAAGAGTTTGTCCAGCTTCAAAGAGCCCATCAGCAGCAGCAGGCCGTGTTAAAGAGATATCAGGCTGGTGGCAGGAAAATGATGGCACTGGAGGATACAGTTCGGCAACAGGAAAAG GTCATTGAAAAGATGGAGAAAATAGTGGATACAAAACTGAAAGAGAGAAATCAAGAAAATTCAGAGAGGAAAAAAGCAGCAATGAAACATAAAG atgaagaaGAACACAAGAGGAGAGAAATCGAGTCTGTGCTAGCATCAGAAAACTCTCGACTCAGACTGGAACTGGACAGGCTCCGTAATCAACCCCCTCCTATCATAATTCAACAACCTGTGCAG TCCCATCAGACTTTCTCAGCTAGTGAGAAGTTGGACTTATTAACTCAGTTGGCAAGAGCTGAAGGTCGAATCCAGACACTGGAACAACAG CTTAAAGAGAACTCTAAACAATGGGGGAAGGAGAAACAAGAGATGTTGATCAGAGTCAGTGAATATGAACATGGATTTGCTCAAACATCAACCATGATTCTTCATGACCTTCCTGTT AAACGTGTGACCGATTCTGTGATGGGACGTGTACGACATAGACAATTGGAACCTCTGAAATGA
- the LOC127435572 gene encoding stomatin-like protein 1, with the protein MDMNEMTKPWGLEVDRVELILEGVLQDPDRGHSRPFIMPPSFPGLEGLTGLIQQLTTHFLSQTAASQTSKADTVSFTSELNSAAGAAVCCSSVDELLSAVRSVLSEELVNQVGACYHFQITTDSGQASNYYVYLSQDAGELQV; encoded by the exons ATGGACATGAATGAGATGACAAAGCCGTGGGGGCTGGAGGTGGACCGGGTAGAGCTGATCCTGGAAGGTGTGCTCCAGGATCCAGATAGGGGCCACTCGAGGCCCTTTATTATGCCCCCCTCTTTTCCAGGACTGGAAGGTCTCACTGGGCTCATACAGCAGCTCACCACGCATTTCCTGAGCCAGACAGCTGCATCTCAAACCAGCAAAG CAGATACTGTGAGTTTCACCAGTGAGCTGAATTCAGCCGCAGGTGCAGCTGTGTGTTGTAGCAGTGTGGATGAACTGCTGTctgcagtcagatcagtgttgTCAGAGGAGCTGGTCAATCAAGTGGGAGCCTGTTATCACTTTCAGATCACCACTGACTCTGGACAGGCCAGCAACTACTATGTGTATCTGTCACAAG ATGCTGGAGAACTTCAAGTTTGA